In Lineus longissimus chromosome 9, tnLinLong1.2, whole genome shotgun sequence, one genomic interval encodes:
- the LOC135493521 gene encoding galactose-3-O-sulfotransferase 2-like, giving the protein MSVMRRIFIFIFLGFLCGAVVILYVGPKSRKAVIIPNRSQVEVKQTNWRRNDSLFTFIHVSNKSRNTNKLLPVQSRSCRPKKHFVFVKTHKCSSTTLASLLRKYALDYNLTMALPLKPVVPRLLFTQSLGFPDVVSRKDIYRIGEMERRGIPLETSYFHQRFDLNTWKSVMPPDTVYLAVLREPLDQLRSAIGYMGILGEHFKGPVQQKIYDFYSDPKAKHFYFKHRHTTYSWTKSFMAFTLGLVPQNASMDVAERYLQEADGVFDLVLLTEYLFESIVLLRRRMCWTIRDVVFMRLNSEVKEGMKYPEELYKKSRAWNTVDHLFYDHFEKKLLRDISNEDNFQEELEHFKEVNYNVNRFCEQVTANGPPPFIVPGSDWNEEFTFAKKDCDTLKARPDGEGVTDAMRKRLDKTIDTWPV; this is encoded by the exons ATGTCTGTAATGCGACGGATATTCATATTTATCTTTCTCGGCTTTCTGTGCGGCGCTGTCGTGATTTTATACGTTGGGCCAAAATCACGGAAGGCTGTTATTATACCGAACAGGAG TCAAGTTGAGGTGAAACAAACCAATTGGAGACGCAATGATAGCCTATTCACCTTCATACATGTGTCAAACAAGAGCCGGAACACCAACAAGCTCCTCCCAGTCCAGTCTCGGTCGTGTCGTCCAAAGAAGCACTTCGTCTTCGTCAAGACACACAAGTGCTCGTCCACGACACTAGCAAGCCTCCTGAGAAAATATGCACTGGACTATAACTTGACCATGGCGCTTCCCCTCAAGCCAGTTGTTCCGCGATTACTCTTCACTCAGTCCTTAGGGTTTCCCGACGTGGTATCTCGGAAGGACATTTACCGCATTGGAGAGATGGAACGCAGGGGAATCCCACTCGAAACCTCTTATTTCCATCAACGCTTTGACCTGAACACTTGGAAGAGCGTGATGCCACCGGACACGGTCTATTTAGCTGTGCTGAGAGAACCGCTTGACCAGCTCCGGTCAGCAATTGGATACATGGGCATCTTAGGAGAGCACTTCAAGGGACCCGTCCAGCAAAAG ATTTATGATTTCTATTCCGATCCGAAGGCAAAGCACTTCTATTTCAAGCATCGACATACAACGTACTCGTGGACGAAGAGTTTCATGGCGTTCACCCTCGGATTAGTCCCGCAAAATGCGTCGATGGATGTCGCGGAGAGATACCTCCAAGAAGCAGATGGTGTCTTTGACCTGGTTCTTCTGACCGAATACTTGTTCGAGTCAATCGTGCTGTTGAGGCGACGGATGTGTTGGACAATCCGGGACGTCGTGTTCATGCGCCTGAACAGCGAGGTCAAAGAAGGAATGAAATATCCCGAGGAGTTATATAAAAAGTCGCGAGCTTGGAACACAGTGGACCATTTATTCTAtgatcattttgagaaaaagctCTTGCGAGATATTTCGAATGAGGATAATTTTCAGGAGGAATTAGAACATTTTAAAGAAGTGAACTATAATGTCAACAGATTTTGTGAACAAGTGACAGCGAATGGACCACCGCCTTTTATTGTGCCGGGGTCTGATTGGAATGAAGAATTCACATTTGCAAAAAAGGACTGTGACACTTTAAAAGCACGGCCTGACGGTGAAGGCGTGACAGATGCGATGAGGAAGCGTCTTGATAAGACCATTGATACATGGCCCGTGTAA
- the LOC135493241 gene encoding membrane-associated progesterone receptor component 1-like: MADKESSAADASEQPGFLVAVLIDLFTKPVNLILLGVCFLLIYKLFFSRRSSTPTKPADPELPPLKKQDFTVEQLGKYDGTGPDGRILVAVNGKVFDVTRGKRFYGPGAPYGVFAGRDASRGLATFSLTEDVLKPVYDDLSDLNSMQMESVREWEMQFTEKYIYTGKLLRQGDKPTEYSDTETEDSSAAEKSKND, from the exons ATGGCGGACAAGGAAAGTTCTGCGGCGGATGCATCAGAACAACCAGGGTTTCTGGTGGCGGTATTGATTGATCTCTTCACCAAACCGGTGAATCTGATACTTCTTGGTGTCTGCTTTCTGCTTATATACAAATTGTTCTTCAGCCGTCGAAGTTCGACGCCTACAAAGCCTGCAGATCCGGAACTTCCCCCACTGAAAAAACAAGATTTCACCGTCGAGCAGTTGGGAAAATATGACGGGACTGGTCCAGACGGTCGTATTCTTGTCGCTGTGAACGGAAAAGTCTTCGATGTCACACGGGGAAAGAGGTTTTATGGGCCAG GTGCACCATATGGCGTGTTTGCAGGGCGTGATGCCTCCAGGGGGCTTGCCACATTCTCACTAACTGAAGATGTTCTTAAACCCGTTTATGATGATCTCAGTGATCTCAATAGCATGCAGATGGAGAGTGTGCGAGAATGGGAAATGCAGTTTACAG aaaaatatatttatacaGGAAAACTTCTGAGGCAGGGTGATAAACCGACTGAATATTCTGACACAGAAACTGAAGATTCAAGCGCAGCCGAGAAGTCGAAAAATGACTAA